The genome window ctatatcgagtcctgaaagtagtctttgggatatctggttcccgaatcttcaactgatgatagcctgaatgcaagtcgaccttagagaatactctggcatcctgaagctgatcaaataggttatTAATACGTGGCAAtaaatacatgttcttcactataaccttgttcaactagcgatagTCGATACACATTCGCACaaaaccatccttattcttcacaaacaaaataggagcaccccaaggtgacacactgggccgaatgaagcccttatcgagcaactcttgcaattgttcctttaactccttcgaCTCTGTTGGgaccatacgataaggtggaatagaaatgggctgagtacccggtaataaatcaatgccaaagtcaatatccctgttgggaggcatgcccagaagatccaCCGGGAATACATCTGAATAGTCCCTCACTATTGGAATAGACATGAcgataggagtatcaatactaacatcccacacataggctagatacgtatcacaccccttctcaaccatttgtagagccttaagaaatgagacaaccctactaggaacacgATCTAAGGTTACTCTCCACTCTagtcgcggtagacctggcatagccaatgtcaccgtcttggaatgacaatcaaggaaagcgtgatagggcgacaaccagtccatgccaaaaataacatcgaaattcaccatactgagcaataataaatcggctctggtcttaaaaccacAAATATTaatcaaacacgatcgatacacatggtcaacaataataaaattaCCCACGAGTGTAGATATATAAACAGGCAAACTAAGAGAATCatgagatacacccaaatatggggAAAAAAAAGATAACACATAGAAATaaatggagcctggatcaaataagactgatgcatctctatgatagatcagaacaatacctgtgataatagaatctgatggaac of Nicotiana tomentosiformis chromosome 7, ASM39032v3, whole genome shotgun sequence contains these proteins:
- the LOC138895761 gene encoding uncharacterized protein, which translates into the protein MVNFDVIFGMDWLSPYHAFLDCHSKTVTLAMPGLPRLEWRVTLDRVPSRVVSFLKALQMVEKGCDTYLAYVWDVSIDTPIVMSIPIVRDYSDVFPVDLLGMPPNRDIDFGIDLLPGTQPISIPPYRMVPTESKELKEQLQELLDKGFIRPSVSPWGAPILFVKNKDGFVRMCIDYR